ataaaaatcgaaattaataaataataaataaataaatgtctcagggatgaaatcctgcaggttctgacaggttctggcaaaccggtagcggaaattttgagcagttcggagaaccggcaaatgccacctctggctggccccagagtggggtgggaatggagattttgcaatactctttcccccaggagttgagagggaatggggattttgcagtatccttcccctgccacgcccaccaagccacgcccaccaagccacaccacacccaccaagccatgcccacagaactggtagtaaaaaaaattggacttcaccactggTATGTCTCTGTTGATGCTAATCACTGTTGTTGATGGCTAATAGTTACTTAGttgggaaacatctgcaagcaaagatGTTTGCATCAAGGACTCTACAGTTCAACCCCAAGCTATAGATCTTCCCTTTCATTGAGGGCAAGAGTCACGGCTTacgaccataatgggcaggctccatgatAAGCAGGCTCTTAtgatggtcataactcaaggacttgcCCTATTTAAAACTTTTAACAGTGTCTTCAGCGGCTTACCTCTTCGTCCTTCATCTTGATGAGCTTCTCTGTTTCAGCATCTGGGGTTGGAAGCGGCAAGATGGGAATTGGGCTTTCGATTCGGTTGTCCTGAGTCAGTTTGCTGAAAAGGAAGATTTAAACTTAACTTCTGTGAATCAGCCTCAGTTCTTCTCTTCTCTAGAAaggaatgggaggagggaggagaggtggaggagaagaagaagaagaaggagaaggagaaggagaagaagaaagaggaggaggaggagaagaggagaaggaagaggaagaggaggagaaggaagaggaggagaaggagaaggaagaggaggaggaggaggaggaggaagagaaggagaagaaggaagaggaaaaggagaaggagaagaataggaggaggaagagaagaaggaggagaaggagaaggagcagagaagaaggagaagaagaaggaagaggaaaggagaaggagaagatggagaagaagaagaggaggagaaggagaaggagaagaagaaagaggaggaggaggagaagaggagaaggaggaggaggaggagaaggaagaggaagaggaggagaaggaagaggaggagaaggagaaggaagaggaggaggaggaggagaaggagaagaagaaggaagaggaaaggagaaggagaaggagaagaataggaggaggagaaggagaaggagcagagaagaaggagaagaagaaggaagaggaaaaggagaaggagaaggagaagacggagaagaagaagaagaggaggaggaggagaaggaggaggaggaggaggaggaggagaaggaggaggaggaggaggaggaggaggagaagaggaggaggaggagcaaaggtgaagaaggaggaggaggaaaggagaaggaggaggattgtggggcccttggtgttctctgaacttagttgtcttcttgcagatgtttcatcacccaaacaATGCCTAGCACTGATGACCTACCTAGttactagttgggtcatgaaacatctgcaagaaaacagccaagctcacaaagtatcaaggacctcacagtccttcttctcctcctcctcctcctttcttcctgatCTGATGGGCCAGGGAACTCACCTGGTCATCTGTTGGATGCACTGCGCTCGATAGTTCTCATAATGAACGTCACAAGTCACGTCTTTCAGGTCATGCATGTGAGTTCGGATCAGCATGTTTCGTAGCTTCACAAAGTCACAGTGTGCTTGGTTCTCCACTAGAGAAGCAGAAAGACATCCTTTTGGAGATGGGTGGCATGAACAAGTCAACccatcaataaattaaaaagagtCCACTAATCATTCCGTAGCGGAAAGACACAGAGGTCATTGAAGAAAGAGATCTTCTCATTTAATGTTCAACGTTATCTCTATGAtagatctccatccatccatctttaggACGCaccctgggaggaggggggaaacagggtcataactgagccataaattacgtagggtcagagctgatTTCGCTTGGGTACCTGCcaacatgttgctcctaataaataactggatttcttttgaagcttggctcgagggtcatggtttaattagggcatccgtcggaaccctgacacagtcCACATCTCTAAAAGGACAACTGGGAACATCTACTAGTCTGACTGGAATATACCAAGATCAAACCAGGATTGGTTTTGACCCTAAAATGACCACCGCAGAAGCTCATAATTAAAACTTTCACACTGTTTTGGCTTCACTGCTTCCAAACCTGGAAGTTTTGCTTAGATTTCGAAGAAAATGGTTCAATAGATCCTTGTGTTCGTAAGGTCAATGTTAAAGTCAACAAAGACAGCTTACCTTCCACAATGCCCCAAGGGTAGAGTCTTCCTCGGACCCTCTGCCCTTTGGCTTCGACCACTGTGTTGCTACCAATGACGGCAAAGGGCGCACTCTCCTGGTGCCAACACAAAATGTTACGAGAAGTTAAGAGAACCACTgatgtgaccgaggcccaagtagcgattaccaaacacaattcagtcctcaacaaacttatttgattagaacagctgagaattaattcattctcagcttagtccaaaacaaactcttcataaacagtccttcggctttatcaTCAACCTTTGCTGCCTTTGGCAAtccgccaaaggcttttcttgacaaaaactccacaaagttcaagagacactgaccagAAGCAATGGactcaatgttgcttttccacaaagatcccaacagctcgttgctgctcttttaagcctcatgggagggaccaatcatatcctggccttactccagagtcggcctttttgcttcagctgctctcgctttctggcagctctttgcatgcgtgcactaggaacaggctcgtcctgttcctctgcctctctgctgtccacctctggaggctgtggagttcgcacattgctcccagatggccctggaccCGGACccgtctctgcctctgacgcagagccctcatccagaccTCCCCCTGatgccaggactggcccatcgtcctccccatcatcctcactgtctgactcttctGCCagatccacaggctgctggcagaccacaacaaccacaaccaagaGAGGTTGCTTTCCCTGGACACCCATCAGAAAAGCAGACAGGTTTACGAGGAGAACCTGGTTGAAAGTTTAACCAGGCTGACCTTACTTCTGAATAGGCAGCAAACCCTGGGCACATTTGGTGCAACAAACCTCACGTGTTTATTGGTGTAGGTTAACATTTGGTTGACCAAAAGGGAAGCAGCCCCACGGAATTCCAAAATTGGATTAGATTTCCAAATTAAATAAGTCCAAGATTGGATACTTCTGCATCAATTCAGACCATTGTTTTGtcaaagaacagaataacagagtcggaagggactatggaggtcttctagtccaaccccctgctcgagcaggagaccctatacctgtgatggtggacctatggcacgcatgccggaagcagcacacagagccatctctctgggaatGCAAGCTGTCGCcctttgctcttctgggttccgatgCATCAACCAGTTGGTCTTCACGCACGTGGGagcaccagaaagcaaaagaGCAGCCGTCCAGAgcgcatgcacgcactgggaagatgatcttctggtttccagcgtgcaCTTGCGCaccatccagctggtcttcatgtgcatcAGAACCTGGAAGGCCAGGGAGCTGGTGTGCATGCGCcatgtgccggaaaccggaataTTGCGCCGAGCGGCTGCTCTTATGGTTTCCCACGGATGCGCACCAGGTGGCTGCGCTtatggtttctggcacacacgcacacacacacatgctcctgtttcagcactaggtgccgaaaaggtttgccaaaactgccctgtaccatttcagacaatgacTGTCAATatcgtcttaaaaacctccagtgtcggGGCAcatacaacttccagaggcaagtcgttccagtgattaattgttctaactgtcaggaaatttatccttaattccagttgattctctccttgattagtttccatgcgtTAATTCTTGTCCTTGTTGtggcccaggcccaagtaggtagtaataaacttaatccgtggaaaaacaaactttattcgaacagcggggaattacttcattcccagcatcgttcaactcaaagtaaaacaaatgcctcccaacacaaattcctcagttatctcacaaaacttagtccaattaggcaaactgccaaaggccttcctggcaaacatccagaagcaacAAAACcaaagatgtacacgaagcagaagacgcagctacaacgttatttccggcaaagctcaaaacgccgttgctggtctgttttaagccttatgggaagggccaatcatctcctggccttactcccgagtcatcctctttgcttgagctgctcttgccttctggcagctcttctcatgcgtgcatcaggaacaggctcctcctgttcctctgccttactactatcagtctctggaggttctggagtctgcacctcacttcctgatggccctggcctcacctcagcctcatcgctgtccgactccgttgtcagctccgtaggctgctgacggatcacaacagtcctgccttttggtgctttggagaataggctgacacccctcccccccttgaGAAGTGAAAATTGGGAAGGGTTAACGTTTTCCCCGAGCGAATTGGGAAATTCACATCAAATCCGTCTGATTCAACTATTCAGTTCGGATGTCCTCACACTGGATCGAACCAAATTGCAAATTCAATTTTGGCTGATTTTCAGACACCCCTCGGCCCCAGTTTTGATAAAGCTGCCCTTCCCCCTAATTATCTCATTCCCTTAATTTTTCTTCGTCTAGGCACCAGGACAAATAGATAGCTACAACTGGGCAACCCTGTCTCTGAAAAACTCTTTAAGGCTAACAAATCATTTTTATACACCTAAAAAAGGCTGTGTACAATCCTGAGCGACGGggcgcaggtagtcctcgacatgtgACCGTAATGGAGCCCGGCTGTGAGAACTACAGAACTGGATCATAACTCTATTTTTCCATgaggtcgtaactttgaacagttgctaagcaatcaATCCTTAAGTCGAGTAATATAATCAATACTTGAGTCTCAGGATTATGCGGTTTTGACTCACCTTCAGTTCTCTGTCTTGCTGCTTGAAATCCTCATCTTCATCAGAGTCGCATTCGGGAAACTGGTAAACTTTAATTCCAAACTTATCGATCTCTTCCCGGATCTGACAAAAACACGATCCATTACAATCAATATTATTACCGTCCTGTATTGCAATGCGTTCTTTgcgcaggggttagaatgcagcactgcaggctgactctgcccgctgcaagcagttcgatcctgaccggcttcagccttccatcctcagccttccatccttccggggtgggtaaaatgaggacccagattgttgggggcaacataggttgactctgtaaaccgcttagacagggctgtaaaagcactgtgaagcactgtgaagcggtatagaaatctaagtttctatgctcttccttccttccttccttccttttcttcttccttcctccctgcctcttccttccttccttccttccttccttccttccttccttccttccttccttccttccttaagtttttttaaacaaatcataAAGGtgggacataaataaataatttttttaaaaaccctttccTTTAGAAATAAGGAATTTTCTGCCTACCCGTTCTTTTAGCTTCTTGATCTCGGAGGGAACGAGGCAGTCGGCTTTCGCAATGAGGGGGACAATATTGACTTTTTCATGGAGCGCCTTCATGAATTCCACATCAACCGGCCTTAACCTGCGACGCAAAAAGgggtaaaaagacaaaaaaacctcAATCCGGGTGGTATCTAGATGTGGTACTAGATAAATCCCCTCCCAGTTGAGTTCCAAAACCAGGCGGGAATTGCAACTTGGAGGTGACAAAGAGAAAGCGAATGACAGGTTCAAGAAATCAGGAACCAGGATAGAGCTCAAAAAAAACCACTACAAATTTATTTCATGCTATCTATGACCGTGATGGGATCCTATGGCATGCCATATCTGTcggccctagctcagctccagcgcacatgtgcaggccggccggctgatttttgggccttctgggcccactggaagttgggaaatggattgtttccggcctccggtggGCCTccagtgggtggggaaggccgtttttaccctccgcaggctcctagaaaggctgacatctcgtctggattactgcaatgctctctacatggggctccccttgaggagcacccagagactccaggtagttcagaatgcggctgcgcgggtgatagagggagcccctcgtggctcccacgtaacacctctcctgcgcagactgcactggctacctgtggccttccgggtgcgcttcaaggttttggtaactatcttcaaagcgctccatggcatagggccgggttatttacgggaccgtctgctgccaccgattgcctctcaccgacccgtgcgctctcacagggagggactccgcagggtgccgtcagccaggcagtgccgactggcgacacccaggggaagggccttttctgtgggggctcccaccctctggaatgaacttcccccaggacttcgccaacttcctgaccttcgaaccttccgccgcgagcttaagacacatctatttattcacgcaggactggactagaatttttgaatttttaaattttgaatttggttttattggggttttattatttgtatttctattttaagtatttggccttatttaataagttttttaattgttgttttatcctgtatttatatgtatgttttattctggctggaaaccgccctgagtccctagggagatagggcagtataaaatgcgtaaaataaaatgtataaaaatgtgaataaataaataaataaataata
This genomic stretch from Ahaetulla prasina isolate Xishuangbanna chromosome 15, ASM2864084v1, whole genome shotgun sequence harbors:
- the SEPTIN5 gene encoding septin-5 isoform X4 — encoded protein: MVAGESGLGKSTLVNSLFLTDLYKDRKLLNAEERINQTVEIVKHTVDIEEKGVKLKLTIVDTPGFGDAVNNSDCWKPITDYIDQQFEQYFRDESGLNRKNIQDNRVHCCLYFISPFGHGLRPVDVEFMKALHEKVNIVPLIAKADCLVPSEIKKLKERIREEIDKFGIKVYQFPECDSDEDEDFKQQDRELKESAPFAVIGSNTVVEAKGQRVRGRLYPWGIVEVENQAHCDFVKLRNMLIRTHMHDLKDVTCDVHYENYRAQCIQQMTSKLTQDNRIESPIPILPLPTPDAETEKLIKMKDEELRRMQEMLQKMQQQIQEQ